The proteins below come from a single Nocardiopsis gilva YIM 90087 genomic window:
- a CDS encoding peptidoglycan recognition protein family protein, whose product MSDRPWNDDDQGRGVSRRGALHTAALAAGGALLGGAAVLGDPEDAVAAARPYIYTRSQWRARSARRSAKVLSRGPDRIVVHHTASSNSSNYSKSHAAALSRAIQRHHMDTNGWDDIGQQLTISRGGYVMEGRNRVLSALQGRDHVVGAHTANHNAHTIGIENEGTYNSATPPRALMDALTDTCAWLCSHYRLNPYRAIVGHRDYNSTTCPGDKLYSMLPELRKSVAQRMSTLLPLQVRVDDLQLPLNLLPASLEVPSGVSGDRVAEFYHGPALSKREAERWAVSPNVRLG is encoded by the coding sequence ATGTCAGACCGACCGTGGAACGATGATGACCAGGGCCGGGGCGTCTCACGTAGAGGTGCTCTGCACACGGCGGCCCTCGCGGCCGGTGGAGCACTGCTGGGGGGCGCGGCCGTCCTGGGGGACCCCGAGGACGCCGTGGCTGCGGCACGACCCTACATCTACACCCGCAGCCAGTGGCGCGCCCGCTCGGCACGCCGATCGGCCAAGGTGTTGAGCAGGGGACCGGACCGGATCGTGGTGCACCACACCGCCTCGTCCAACTCGTCCAACTACAGCAAGAGCCACGCGGCGGCGCTGTCCCGCGCCATTCAGCGCCACCACATGGACACCAACGGGTGGGACGACATCGGTCAGCAGCTCACGATCAGCCGGGGCGGCTACGTCATGGAGGGCCGAAACCGGGTGCTCTCGGCGCTCCAGGGGCGCGACCACGTGGTCGGCGCACACACCGCCAATCACAACGCTCACACTATCGGCATCGAAAATGAAGGCACTTATAACTCGGCCACGCCGCCGCGTGCCCTGATGGATGCCCTCACCGACACCTGCGCGTGGCTGTGCTCGCACTACCGGCTCAACCCCTACCGGGCCATCGTCGGGCACCGCGACTACAACTCCACCACCTGCCCGGGCGACAAGCTGTACTCGATGCTTCCGGAACTGCGCAAGAGCGTCGCCCAGCGGATGAGCACCCTGCTGCCCCTGCAGGTGCGTGTGGACGACCTGCAGCTGCCGCTGAACCTCCTACCCGCGTCCCTGGAGGTGCCGAGCGGCGTGAGCGGCGATCGGGTCGCCGAGTTCTACCACGGTCCCGCCCTCAGCAAGCGGGAGGCCGAGCGCTGGGCGGTGAGCCCGAACGTGCGGCTGGGCTGA
- the rplI gene encoding 50S ribosomal protein L9 → MKLILTHEVNGLGAPGDVVEVKDGYGRNYLLPRGFAIRWTRGGQKQIDSIRRARSARDIRNLDEAKEIAGQLGAMDVKLTQRAGQGGRLFGSVTAADVADAVKASGGPAVDKRRIEIRNPIKSVGDHKVEVRLHPEVTATIALEVVGA, encoded by the coding sequence GTGAAGCTGATTCTGACCCACGAGGTCAATGGTCTCGGTGCCCCGGGCGACGTCGTTGAGGTGAAGGACGGCTACGGTCGCAACTACCTGCTGCCCCGCGGGTTCGCCATCCGGTGGACGCGCGGTGGGCAGAAGCAGATCGACTCGATCCGCCGCGCCCGTTCCGCCCGCGACATCCGCAACCTGGACGAGGCCAAGGAGATCGCCGGCCAGCTGGGCGCGATGGACGTCAAGCTGACGCAGCGCGCCGGCCAGGGCGGCCGCCTGTTCGGCTCCGTGACCGCGGCCGATGTCGCCGACGCCGTCAAGGCTTCCGGTGGCCCGGCCGTCGACAAGCGCCGGATCGAGATCCGCAACCCGATCAAGTCCGTCGGCGACCACAAGGTGGAGGTCCGCCTCCACCCTGAGGTCACCGCGACGATCGCGCTGGAGGTCGTCGGCGCCTGA
- the rpsR gene encoding 30S ribosomal protein S18, with product MAKPAVRKPKKKVCLFCQEKLSYIDYKDTTLLRKFISDRGKIRARRVTGNCTQHQRDVATAIKNAREMALLPYTSTAR from the coding sequence ATGGCGAAGCCGGCAGTGCGCAAGCCCAAGAAGAAGGTTTGCCTGTTCTGTCAGGAGAAGCTGTCCTACATCGACTACAAGGACACGACTCTGCTGCGCAAGTTCATCTCCGACCGCGGCAAGATCCGTGCGCGTCGGGTGACCGGCAACTGCACCCAGCACCAGCGCGATGTCGCGACGGCGATCAAGAACGCCCGCGAGATGGCGCTGCTGCCCTACACCAGCACCGCTCGCTAA
- a CDS encoding single-stranded DNA-binding protein, whose protein sequence is MAGETQITLVGNLVDDPELRFTPSGAAVANFRVASTPRMFDKQSGEWRDGESMFLTCSVWRQYAENVAESLQRGMRVIVQGRLKQRSYETKEGEKRTVFEIDVEEVGPALRSATAKVTKTQRQGGGFGGGGGYGGGPQQGGGGYGNQGGGFGGPQGGRSGPPADDPWATNGGGGGFGGGGFSDEPPF, encoded by the coding sequence ATGGCAGGCGAAACCCAGATCACGCTCGTCGGCAACCTTGTCGACGACCCTGAACTGCGCTTCACTCCCAGCGGGGCGGCGGTCGCGAACTTCCGCGTCGCCTCGACCCCGCGTATGTTCGACAAGCAGAGCGGTGAGTGGCGAGATGGCGAGTCCATGTTCCTCACCTGCTCCGTCTGGCGGCAGTACGCGGAGAACGTCGCCGAGAGCCTGCAGCGAGGCATGCGCGTCATCGTGCAAGGTCGCCTCAAGCAGCGGTCGTACGAGACCAAGGAAGGCGAGAAGCGCACCGTCTTCGAGATCGACGTCGAAGAGGTCGGCCCCGCTCTGCGTAGCGCCACCGCCAAGGTGACGAAGACGCAGCGCCAGGGTGGCGGTTTCGGTGGCGGCGGCGGATACGGCGGCGGTCCCCAGCAGGGCGGCGGAGGCTACGGCAACCAGGGGGGCGGCTTCGGCGGCCCGCAGGGTGGCCGGTCCGGTCCTCCCGCCGACGACCCGTGGGCGACCAACGGCGGCGGCGGTGGCTTCGGCGGCGGAGGATTCTCCGACGAGCCGCCGTTCTAA
- the rpsF gene encoding 30S ribosomal protein S6, whose protein sequence is MRRYEVMVILDPNLDERTVSPSLEQFLGVVRNDGGSVEKVDVWGKRRLSYDIAKNSDGIYAVIDLTAEPATVKELDRQLNLTEAILRTKVLRPEVH, encoded by the coding sequence ATGCGTCGTTACGAAGTCATGGTCATCCTCGACCCCAACCTCGACGAGCGTACGGTCTCCCCGTCGCTGGAGCAGTTCCTGGGCGTCGTCCGCAACGACGGCGGTTCGGTCGAGAAGGTTGACGTCTGGGGGAAGCGCCGCCTTTCCTACGACATCGCCAAGAACTCCGACGGCATCTACGCGGTGATCGACCTCACGGCCGAGCCCGCCACCGTCAAGGAGCTGGACCGTCAGCTCAACCTCACCGAGGCCATTCTGCGCACCAAGGTGCTCCGCCCCGAGGTGCACTAG
- a CDS encoding glycosyltransferase family 87 protein, whose product MTSTSGSAGQPRAGDDHLIVAGTRRITEQATMPWAALVAIGVAGALLGYLVKIPCRFGGAWLYGGQYAYGCYSDIFPLYYRDGLDTGTVPYLDQPVEYPVLIGGLMHVIGRAVSWLPDTTARAFSYFDLTALVMGACLVAVVLGTGYLVGRGGVRAVDRLDDRSFDRRAALLAGGFVALVPAAFLAAYINWDLFAAALLTGGLVAYARGWRWRAGALVGLAVAAKFYPFLFFGPLFVLMLRDLWRRRNSDPYSDEDPAAAGHGTTRGAVSPADFLRTLGGALIAWAAVNVPVLLAAPTGWATFFKFSSERGTDWGSVYYVLGGFGLFNSGDGDLVNVTGTLLFAAACAGIALLGLLARRPPRLEQLLFLTVAAFLMTNKVWSPQFVLWLIPLAVLAWPRTIRPWPAIAVFGLWQVAEVGYIFGIWQHLLYVTTQAEGATAAAGLDFTGYAVVSLGRLTTLGIVCALVVADCQRKGDSAS is encoded by the coding sequence GTGACCTCCACGTCCGGTAGCGCCGGACAGCCGCGTGCCGGCGACGATCACCTGATCGTCGCCGGCACGCGGCGTATCACGGAGCAGGCGACGATGCCCTGGGCGGCACTCGTCGCGATCGGGGTGGCGGGCGCGCTTCTCGGCTACCTCGTCAAGATCCCGTGCCGGTTCGGCGGCGCCTGGCTGTACGGCGGCCAGTACGCCTATGGCTGCTACAGCGACATCTTCCCGCTCTACTACCGGGACGGCCTGGACACCGGCACCGTCCCCTACCTCGATCAGCCGGTCGAGTACCCGGTGCTCATCGGTGGGCTGATGCACGTCATCGGCCGAGCCGTCTCCTGGCTGCCCGACACCACGGCGCGTGCGTTCTCCTACTTCGATCTGACGGCCCTCGTCATGGGCGCCTGCCTGGTGGCCGTGGTGCTGGGAACGGGCTACCTGGTCGGTCGCGGCGGCGTCAGGGCCGTAGACCGCCTCGACGATCGCTCCTTCGACCGGCGCGCGGCGCTTCTCGCGGGCGGCTTCGTCGCCCTGGTCCCGGCGGCGTTCCTGGCCGCCTACATCAACTGGGACCTTTTCGCCGCGGCGCTCCTGACCGGCGGGCTCGTCGCCTACGCGCGCGGATGGCGGTGGCGCGCCGGTGCGCTCGTCGGGCTCGCCGTCGCCGCGAAGTTCTACCCCTTCCTGTTCTTCGGTCCGCTGTTCGTGCTCATGCTGCGCGACCTGTGGAGGCGGAGGAACAGCGATCCCTACAGCGACGAGGACCCTGCGGCTGCGGGACACGGCACCACTCGCGGCGCGGTCTCACCGGCAGACTTCCTGCGCACACTTGGCGGTGCGCTGATCGCCTGGGCTGCCGTCAACGTCCCCGTCCTCCTCGCGGCACCGACCGGCTGGGCGACGTTCTTCAAGTTCAGCAGCGAGCGTGGGACCGACTGGGGGTCCGTCTACTACGTCCTGGGCGGGTTCGGGCTGTTCAACAGCGGGGACGGTGACCTCGTCAACGTCACCGGCACCCTGTTGTTCGCCGCCGCATGTGCCGGGATCGCGCTGCTGGGCCTCCTCGCGCGCCGACCGCCCCGCCTGGAGCAGCTGCTCTTCCTCACGGTGGCGGCGTTCCTGATGACGAACAAGGTGTGGTCGCCGCAGTTCGTCCTCTGGCTGATCCCCCTCGCGGTCCTCGCCTGGCCGCGCACCATCCGGCCATGGCCCGCGATCGCCGTCTTCGGGCTGTGGCAGGTCGCGGAGGTCGGCTACATCTTCGGGATCTGGCAGCACCTGCTCTACGTGACGACGCAGGCAGAGGGAGCCACAGCCGCCGCCGGGCTCGACTTCACCGGATACGCCGTGGTGTCCCTGGGGCGCCTGACGACCCTGGGCATCGTGTGTGCGCTGGTGGTGGCGGACTGTCAGAGAAAGGGCGATTCCGCCTCTTGA
- a CDS encoding transglycosylase domain-containing protein, with protein MSTERRRSAGGRRRADGSGDAPRGNGGRRRTPGPAGDERAAGSRRARGDDSGGFWDDERPPRRRPAEARSGGGPREGARRRGESERGGRRAASHGARSEGGRRAAASGGGGRRRPPNRDDYDEYDERGPVRRFFAKVWKPALVTCALLFIAGVAVLGVMYVRTPDPEGMPAKLEAHMAATTVEFADGSEAVTSGDINRQPVKINEVPPSVKDGVLASEQRNFYEEPGISITGTARAILTGGTKGGGSTITQQMARNYYQGLSQDRSYTRKLKEILIAIKAGQNMAPEKILQQYLNTIYFGRGAYGIQAASQAYFGKEVKDLDYAEGALLGAIIQQPGNFENVNSDEKMEKILRGRWQYSVDGLVEMHENDPKLGLSKEKADQLKFPEIIEWDTGDQYEGYKGYIKTAVANELERRYGLNEQDIATGGYTVKTSLDKDLMEAAGKAFEQVLPNNPEETVEGLAAVDPETGEIKAFHGGDDFTKETDNSLIRTAQAGSSFKPYVLATGLSKDIGLKSVFDGDSPKEFPGLGEPVQNDSNKSYGPVNLVKSTADSINTAYVQLAIEAGPSDVVETAKAAGIRKERFKTAALGPNIALGTYRVSALDQASGFGVFANEGKYIERHMITKVTKRDGKEHHPVDTDKVSEGPKRAFSEDVAADATYAMTQVVEDGGGKSAALPDGRPVAGKTGTSNSAKSAWFVGFTPQLSVAVGLSRTDDGKLKLPDVENSGQGIYGGTTSAKVWRAFMIEAMKGVDQKEFPPPAWVGDEQNFGPEPEPGASESPEPETSQSPEPTASQSPEPTASASPDPGATQSPDPCHPLDTNCEPSEPGGGDGNDRGDGTGDGSDGGGSGNDGNNGNGNGNTGDGGQDDGDGGGSLFNTRE; from the coding sequence GTGAGTACCGAAAGACGACGGAGCGCCGGCGGGCGCCGCCGGGCAGATGGCTCGGGCGACGCCCCGCGCGGCAACGGCGGTAGGCGCCGGACCCCCGGTCCGGCCGGGGACGAACGCGCCGCCGGGAGCCGCAGGGCACGTGGAGACGATAGCGGTGGTTTCTGGGACGACGAGCGCCCGCCGCGCCGCCGACCGGCCGAGGCGCGGTCCGGTGGCGGCCCACGCGAGGGCGCCCGTCGTCGCGGCGAATCGGAGCGGGGTGGCCGACGCGCCGCATCCCACGGAGCACGGTCGGAGGGTGGACGCCGCGCTGCCGCGTCCGGCGGTGGCGGCCGACGCCGCCCGCCGAACCGGGATGATTACGACGAGTACGACGAGCGCGGCCCGGTCCGCCGCTTCTTCGCCAAGGTGTGGAAGCCGGCGCTGGTCACCTGCGCGCTGCTCTTCATCGCCGGTGTGGCTGTGCTCGGCGTGATGTACGTGCGGACCCCCGACCCGGAGGGTATGCCGGCCAAACTTGAGGCCCACATGGCCGCGACGACGGTCGAATTCGCCGACGGCTCAGAGGCGGTTACCAGCGGTGACATCAACCGGCAGCCGGTGAAAATCAACGAGGTCCCGCCCAGCGTGAAGGACGGCGTGCTCGCCTCCGAGCAGCGCAACTTCTACGAAGAGCCAGGCATCTCCATCACGGGTACGGCGCGCGCCATCCTCACGGGCGGCACCAAGGGCGGCGGTTCCACCATCACCCAGCAGATGGCCCGTAACTACTACCAAGGCCTCTCCCAGGACCGCTCCTACACGCGCAAGCTCAAGGAGATCCTGATCGCGATCAAGGCGGGGCAGAACATGGCTCCCGAAAAGATCCTGCAGCAGTACCTCAACACCATCTACTTCGGTCGGGGCGCCTATGGGATCCAGGCGGCCTCCCAGGCCTACTTCGGTAAGGAGGTCAAGGACCTCGACTACGCCGAAGGCGCGTTGCTGGGCGCCATCATCCAGCAGCCGGGCAACTTCGAGAACGTCAACTCCGACGAGAAGATGGAGAAGATCCTCCGGGGCCGGTGGCAGTACTCCGTCGACGGTCTCGTGGAGATGCACGAGAACGACCCCAAACTGGGGCTTTCCAAGGAGAAGGCTGACCAGCTCAAGTTCCCCGAGATCATCGAATGGGACACCGGGGATCAGTACGAGGGGTACAAGGGCTACATCAAGACCGCCGTCGCCAACGAGCTCGAACGCCGCTACGGCCTCAATGAGCAGGACATCGCCACCGGCGGGTACACGGTGAAGACCTCCCTCGACAAGGATCTGATGGAGGCGGCAGGCAAGGCCTTCGAGCAGGTGCTGCCGAACAACCCTGAGGAGACCGTCGAGGGCTTGGCCGCTGTCGACCCCGAGACCGGGGAGATCAAGGCGTTCCACGGCGGCGACGACTTCACCAAGGAGACCGACAACTCGCTGATCCGTACTGCTCAGGCGGGTTCGTCGTTCAAGCCCTACGTGCTCGCCACCGGACTCTCCAAAGACATCGGGCTGAAGAGCGTGTTCGACGGCGACTCCCCGAAGGAGTTCCCGGGCCTCGGCGAGCCGGTGCAGAACGACAGCAACAAGTCGTACGGGCCGGTCAACCTGGTCAAGTCCACTGCGGACTCGATTAACACCGCCTACGTGCAGCTCGCCATCGAGGCGGGGCCGTCTGACGTGGTCGAAACCGCCAAGGCGGCGGGTATCCGCAAGGAGCGGTTCAAGACCGCCGCGCTTGGCCCCAACATCGCGCTGGGTACCTACCGGGTGTCCGCGCTCGACCAGGCGTCCGGGTTCGGCGTGTTCGCCAACGAGGGCAAGTACATCGAGCGGCACATGATCACCAAGGTCACCAAGCGCGATGGCAAGGAGCACCACCCTGTCGACACCGACAAGGTCTCCGAGGGCCCCAAGCGCGCGTTCTCCGAGGACGTCGCCGCTGACGCCACCTACGCGATGACGCAGGTCGTCGAGGATGGCGGTGGCAAGAGCGCCGCCCTGCCGGACGGCCGTCCGGTGGCCGGTAAGACCGGTACCTCGAACAGCGCCAAGTCGGCGTGGTTCGTCGGGTTTACCCCGCAGCTCTCCGTCGCGGTGGGCCTGAGCCGCACCGACGACGGTAAGCTCAAGCTCCCCGACGTCGAGAACAGCGGCCAGGGCATCTACGGTGGCACCACCTCGGCCAAGGTGTGGCGGGCCTTCATGATCGAGGCTATGAAGGGTGTCGATCAGAAGGAGTTCCCGCCGCCCGCCTGGGTGGGCGACGAGCAGAACTTCGGTCCGGAGCCCGAGCCTGGGGCTTCGGAGTCGCCCGAGCCGGAGACTTCGCAGTCCCCTGAACCCACGGCCTCGCAGTCGCCCGAACCCACCGCGTCGGCGTCCCCCGACCCCGGCGCCACGCAGTCGCCCGACCCCTGCCACCCGCTCGACACCAACTGTGAGCCGTCGGAGCCCGGAGGCGGCGACGGCAATGATCGCGGTGACGGGACCGGCGATGGCAGCGACGGCGGCGGAAGCGGCAACGACGGGAACAACGGGAACGGCAACGGGAACACTGGTGACGGAGGACAAGACGACGGCGATGGCGGCGGCTCGCTCTTCAACACCAGGGAGTGA
- a CDS encoding MerR family DNA-binding transcriptional regulator, translating to MMNIGEFARLTGLSAKALRLYDERGLLCPASVDACSGYRRYAAGQLPTAMRLRALRNAGIPLAEAGLFLADADTSREALAAHRAALAAERARTDAALAALEEIAVNPGGRPSWRVEERREPTQPWAGIVLELHDDERGGDQQSEEDDIKRYNEAFAALGAALSDGGIATSDPFWSSFREIDGSDRLELLCCWPLAGPLPEGWSMPGWTLETGELPPRTELVVRWRHDDAAPEVEGAAHPAVISLILEAERRGDDLDFSRLRQIGLMEDGEAVGVEVAIPTL from the coding sequence ATGATGAACATCGGAGAGTTCGCTCGGCTGACCGGCCTCAGCGCCAAGGCACTGCGCCTGTACGACGAGCGAGGGCTGCTGTGCCCCGCGTCCGTCGACGCCTGCTCGGGATATCGCCGCTACGCGGCGGGCCAGTTGCCCACCGCCATGCGGCTGAGGGCGCTCCGCAACGCCGGGATACCGCTGGCCGAGGCGGGCCTCTTCCTCGCCGATGCCGATACGTCACGCGAGGCACTCGCCGCCCACCGCGCCGCGCTTGCCGCCGAGCGGGCACGCACGGACGCCGCTCTGGCCGCTCTGGAGGAGATCGCCGTCAATCCAGGCGGTCGTCCTTCGTGGCGCGTCGAGGAGCGGCGCGAACCGACGCAGCCGTGGGCCGGGATCGTGTTGGAGCTCCACGACGACGAGCGTGGCGGGGACCAGCAGTCCGAGGAAGACGACATCAAGCGGTACAACGAGGCGTTCGCCGCGCTAGGGGCGGCGCTGTCCGACGGAGGCATCGCGACCAGCGATCCCTTCTGGTCGTCGTTCCGCGAAATCGACGGGTCGGATCGGCTCGAACTGCTGTGCTGCTGGCCCCTGGCCGGTCCGCTCCCCGAAGGCTGGTCGATGCCGGGCTGGACCCTTGAGACGGGTGAGCTTCCGCCGCGGACGGAACTCGTCGTGCGCTGGCGGCACGACGATGCGGCTCCCGAGGTGGAGGGAGCCGCGCATCCGGCCGTGATTTCCCTGATCCTGGAAGCCGAGCGGCGTGGCGACGATCTTGACTTCTCTCGCCTGCGGCAGATTGGTCTGATGGAAGACGGCGAGGCGGTCGGCGTCGAGGTCGCGATCCCAACGCTGTGA
- a CDS encoding transglycosylase domain-containing protein, whose protein sequence is MSTDRRRNANGRRPASRTGNDGRNRRGGFKRFLSKAWKSLLVAGALCFVAGVAALAIAYTLTPDLDDLDPQGEAAFSATSITYADGSEAATTGKINRIKVSRDKIPDTVVNGVLGAEQRDFYEQPGISINGTLRAVLSGGQAGGGSGITQQMARNYYDGLSQERSYIRKVKEILISLKVSRQMSPDDILTQYLNTIYFGRNAYGVQAAAQAYFGKDVEDLDAAEGAFIGALIQQPGNFSNPPAGSKMEKVLQSRWQYAVNGEVDMHDDNPSRGLSQSEADALKFPKTIPWDEDGQAATADPTRGYIRRAVVDELKDRYGLTDQQIATKGYKVTTSLDKDLIDAAGSAFKETLPNIPDRTNLGLAAVEPKTGEIKAFHGGDDPVNDPDNSLYQRAQAGSAFKPYVLATALEQGIGLKSTFDGNSPKDFPGLSAPVRNDSNRSWGTVDLVKATAKSVNTAYVQLAIDTTPQSVVETAKAAGIAKDQFDTAELGPNIALGTYQVTALDQAAGYATFANGGVHVPQHMVTEVTDPASGEKLEPNDQSELDSGKRAFSADVAADATYAMRQVVENGGGSKAALPDGRPVAGKTGTSNDAKSAWFVGYTPQLAVSVGLSRTDGQQLVIPSVSDVYGGTTSARIWRAFMAKAMEGEPVKNFPAPAWTGTTQHNQPTATPTPEPSPTPSTRPDPTPTPSTEPDPSPDPLPSPDPDQDCPPTDPLCFIGGGSGGGGHDGHGGPGRPGDGDGGIPGGGDGNDGDTSAGGGGTGGGGGILDGLSLRKGN, encoded by the coding sequence GTGAGTACGGATAGACGACGGAATGCCAACGGGCGCCGCCCGGCGAGTCGGACCGGCAACGACGGCCGCAACCGCCGCGGCGGCTTCAAGCGTTTCCTGTCCAAGGCCTGGAAGTCGCTCCTGGTCGCCGGTGCCCTGTGCTTCGTGGCCGGGGTCGCCGCACTCGCGATCGCCTACACACTCACGCCGGACCTCGACGACCTCGACCCGCAGGGCGAAGCGGCGTTCTCCGCGACCAGCATCACCTACGCCGACGGGTCGGAAGCCGCCACGACCGGCAAGATCAACCGCATCAAGGTGAGCCGCGACAAGATCCCGGACACCGTGGTCAACGGCGTGCTCGGCGCCGAGCAGCGCGACTTCTACGAGCAGCCCGGCATCTCCATCAACGGCACCCTGCGCGCGGTCCTGTCGGGCGGCCAGGCGGGCGGCGGATCCGGCATCACCCAGCAGATGGCCCGCAACTACTACGACGGCCTCTCGCAGGAGCGCTCCTATATCCGCAAGGTCAAGGAGATCCTGATCTCGCTGAAGGTGAGTCGGCAGATGTCGCCCGACGACATCCTCACCCAGTACCTCAACACCATCTACTTCGGCCGCAACGCCTACGGCGTGCAGGCCGCCGCCCAGGCGTACTTCGGTAAGGACGTCGAAGACCTCGACGCCGCAGAAGGCGCGTTCATCGGCGCCCTCATCCAGCAGCCGGGCAACTTCTCCAACCCGCCCGCCGGGTCCAAGATGGAGAAGGTCCTCCAGAGCCGCTGGCAGTACGCCGTCAACGGCGAGGTCGACATGCACGACGACAACCCGTCGCGCGGCCTGTCGCAGTCCGAAGCCGACGCCCTGAAGTTCCCGAAGACCATCCCGTGGGACGAGGACGGGCAGGCCGCGACCGCCGACCCCACCCGGGGCTACATTCGCAGGGCGGTCGTCGACGAGCTGAAGGACCGCTACGGCCTGACCGACCAGCAGATCGCCACCAAGGGCTACAAGGTCACGACGTCGCTGGACAAGGACCTCATTGACGCCGCCGGCTCGGCGTTCAAGGAGACCCTGCCCAACATCCCCGACAGGACCAACCTGGGCCTGGCCGCCGTCGAGCCGAAGACCGGCGAGATCAAGGCTTTCCACGGCGGCGACGACCCGGTCAACGACCCCGACAACTCCCTCTACCAGCGCGCCCAGGCCGGCTCGGCGTTCAAGCCCTACGTCCTGGCCACCGCACTGGAGCAGGGGATCGGCCTGAAGAGCACGTTCGACGGCAACTCGCCGAAGGACTTCCCCGGCCTCTCCGCGCCCGTCCGCAACGACAGCAACCGCTCCTGGGGCACCGTCGACCTGGTCAAGGCCACGGCCAAGTCGGTCAACACCGCCTACGTGCAGCTCGCCATCGACACCACACCGCAGTCGGTGGTCGAGACCGCCAAGGCGGCCGGCATTGCCAAGGACCAGTTCGACACCGCCGAACTGGGCCCGAACATCGCTCTGGGCACCTACCAGGTGACGGCCCTGGACCAGGCCGCCGGGTACGCGACCTTCGCCAACGGCGGCGTGCACGTCCCGCAGCACATGGTCACCGAGGTGACCGACCCCGCATCGGGCGAGAAGCTCGAACCCAACGACCAGAGCGAGCTGGACAGCGGCAAGCGCGCCTTCTCCGCCGACGTCGCCGCGGACGCGACCTACGCGATGCGGCAGGTGGTGGAGAACGGCGGCGGCAGCAAGGCCGCGCTGCCCGACGGCCGCCCGGTGGCGGGCAAGACCGGTACCTCCAACGACGCGAAGTCGGCGTGGTTCGTCGGCTACACCCCGCAGCTGGCCGTCTCGGTCGGGCTGAGCCGCACCGACGGCCAGCAGCTGGTGATCCCCAGCGTCTCGGACGTCTACGGCGGTACGACGTCGGCCCGGATCTGGCGCGCGTTCATGGCGAAGGCGATGGAGGGCGAGCCGGTCAAGAACTTCCCGGCGCCCGCCTGGACCGGGACCACGCAGCACAACCAGCCCACGGCCACGCCTACGCCGGAGCCGAGTCCCACACCGAGCACCCGACCGGACCCGACCCCGACGCCGTCCACCGAGCCGGACCCCAGCCCGGACCCGTTGCCGAGTCCGGACCCGGACCAGGACTGCCCCCCGACGGACCCGCTCTGCTTTATCGGCGGTGGTTCGGGCGGCGGGGGCCACGACGGCCACGGCGGTCCGGGCAGACCCGGGGACGGCGACGGCGGCATCCCGGGCGGTGGAGACGGCAACGATGGCGACACCTCCGCTGGCGGCGGTGGAACCGGTGGCGGTGGCGGCATCCTCGACGGGCTGTCGCTACGCAAGGGGAACTAG
- a CDS encoding PadR family transcriptional regulator, whose protein sequence is MSACRARVLELAVLGHLAEAPMHGYELRKRLNCELGAFRAFSYGSLYPCLKEMQRSGLVTSATDATAPARGRRSRIVYRLTPSGRDHLVQLLSECQPATDDDECFGVHFTLFARTRAEVRLRILAGRRNRLLERLDCLRERMEQTARDADPYVFELNRYRAEALEREVGWLDDLVRQERHRLESRHDGQSGEAGQAGQVSVTDQRSEVPDTTGARLSHGTQDTRGTSETVLPRPGAPPPPTPPIDLEQ, encoded by the coding sequence GTGAGCGCGTGTAGGGCACGAGTGCTCGAACTCGCCGTACTCGGCCACCTCGCTGAGGCCCCCATGCACGGGTACGAGCTGCGCAAGCGGCTCAACTGCGAGCTCGGGGCGTTCCGCGCGTTCTCCTACGGGTCCCTCTACCCCTGCCTGAAGGAGATGCAACGGTCCGGCTTGGTGACGTCCGCGACAGACGCCACCGCGCCCGCCCGGGGCCGCCGGTCGCGCATCGTCTACCGGCTGACCCCGAGCGGACGCGACCACCTGGTCCAGCTCCTCTCCGAGTGCCAACCGGCGACGGACGACGACGAGTGCTTCGGTGTGCACTTCACCCTGTTCGCGCGAACCCGGGCCGAAGTGCGGCTGCGCATCCTCGCCGGGCGGCGGAACCGACTGCTGGAGCGGTTGGACTGCCTGCGGGAACGGATGGAGCAGACCGCCAGGGACGCCGACCCGTACGTCTTCGAGCTGAACCGGTACCGGGCCGAGGCCCTAGAGCGGGAGGTCGGCTGGCTCGACGACCTCGTCCGGCAGGAGCGGCACCGCCTCGAATCCCGGCACGACGGGCAGAGCGGGGAAGCCGGTCAGGCCGGGCAGGTCAGCGTCACCGACCAGCGCAGCGAGGTTCCGGACACTACGGGCGCGAGACTCAGCCACGGCACCCAGGACACCCGGGGCACCAGCGAAACGGTCCTGCCCCGCCCGGGCGCCCCTCCTCCCCCGACACCCCCCATCGACCTCGAGCAGTGA